In the genome of Bradyrhizobium sp. CB3481, the window GTTCGCGCGGACGGTCGGCCGCTCCCTGCCGCGACACCTCGATGAAGCGGTCGCCGGCCTCATCGAGCACGGATGCGGTCAGCGTCATGTCGCGGCCATCGAGCATGGCGTGGCCGGCGATCGGCGAATTGCAGTGGCCGTTGAGCACCCACAACACCTCGCGCTCGGCCTCGGCGCAGAGCCGTGAGGCGGCATCCTCGATCTTCGCCAGGCGCCCCCGCGTCACCCAATCGTTCTCGACGCATTCGACCGCGACGATGCCCTGCCCCACCGCCGGCAACATCTCGCGAACCGAGAAATCATGGACGATCCGCGACGCCATGCCGATGCGCTCGAGCCCCGACCTTGCCATGACAAGCGCGTCCGCAGGCCCGACCTCGCCGCCGTCGGGCAGCCGCTGCTTGTCGCCGCGATCGAGTTTGGCCACGCGCGTGTCGGCCGCGCCGCGGAAGTGGATCACGGTGGCATCGGGGAACAACCGGCGCAGATAGGCGGCACGCCGCACCGCATTGGTGCCGATCTTGAAGCCCTTGCCGTTCGAGGCGCGGAACGCATCCAGCGAAAGCCCTGGACGCAGCACCAGCGCGTCGTTGGCGGCATCCCGCGGCAGCGTTG includes:
- the hemC gene encoding hydroxymethylbilane synthase translates to MALAQTEGIARLLRASDAALDVEIVKFETRGDQDQTSKLLRHGGKGGAFVAEIREAMRRGELQAAMHSLKDVPGNEETPGLVIAATLPRDAANDALVLRPGLSLDAFRASNGKGFKIGTNAVRRAAYLRRLFPDATVIHFRGAADTRVAKLDRGDKQRLPDGGEVGPADALVMARSGLERIGMASRIVHDFSVREMLPAVGQGIVAVECVENDWVTRGRLAKIEDAASRLCAEAEREVLWVLNGHCNSPIAGHAMLDGRDMTLTASVLDEAGDRFIEVSRQGAADRPRELGRTVGLELLDKGAAEIIARTRPEEDSLLA